Below is a genomic region from Leptospira bourretii.
AGATCCACCTTGTGACAATCGAAACTGCACCAAATTGGTAACAACTGCTCGACCAATGGCCGTATAATTCAAACCAGAGTGGGAAAAAAACTCTCTATCCTCGGAAGAAAGAACTGCCCATACAATCACATTGTGTTTTCCTAAATTATCAGTTCGGATCGGACGAAAGTTTCTCCTGTAGAACTCACCCATCACTTTGCCACTTCGATCCAAAATCTTCACTGACTTTGGTTGGAAACTATCGTAAAAGTTAGAGACTTCCGATCTATATTTCTCTAATGACTTATGGACTCGAGCTTCTTCTCCAGACCACACCACATAAGCTCCACCTAAAAAGAAAAAAGATAAAAAAATTCCAAATACAATTCCTAAAGTAAAAAACCTGACTCGCCTAACCCAGAAAAAACGAATTAGATCTTTTAAATGACCATACAATACTTCTAGAATGAGAAAAAAGGAATTGGTTCGATGGTTCATTTCTTTTTACCTTTGGATTTAGGAAAAACTAGTTTTTCTACTTCTTCGAAACGAGTCACAGGATAAAAAGTAACTCCCCGCTTTACATAATCAGGAATTTCTTGGAAAGCTTTTTCATTATCTTTAGGGAAAATGATTTTTTTCACTCCCACACGTTTGGCAGCCACGATTTTTTCTCGTAATCCGCCAATCGCAAGCACCTCACCAGTTAACGTTAATTCTCCGGTCATACCAAAACCGGGAGCAATCACCTGATCTGTCACAAGCGACAAAAGAGCTGTGGCCATTGTGATTCCCGCACTAGGACCATCTTTGGGAGTTGCCCCGTCAGGAACATGCAAATGGATGGCCTTCTTTTCAAACAAACTATCATTGTTTACATAATTTTTTACAAACGACAACGCAATGTTAGCTGACTCCTCCATCATTTTTCCCATTTGGCCAGTAAGAGTGAGACCACCCTTTCCTGGGATGAGAACTGCTTCAATCAGGAGTGTTGAACCACCTGCATTGGTCCAAGCAAGACCAAGCGCCGTACCTGGAACTTTTGGAATTGTCATTCGGTCATCAACAAATGGAGGAGGTCCAAGGTATTCAACCAAATCCTTTTCCCGAATTTCCTTGGAATACTTTTCCTTTAACACTTGTTTTAGGGCAATTTTACGAACCAACTTATCAAATGTTTTTTCGAGTCCTCGTAGACCGGATTCCCTTGAATAGGAATTGATGAGAAGGGCCACAGTTTCCTTTTTCATCGAAAAAGAATCTGGATTTAATCCATTTTTTTCAAATATCTTTTTCCAAAGATACTTTTGGAAAATTTGTACTTTTTCTTCTGTGATATATCCAGATAACTGAATCACTTCCATACGATCTAGTAACACCCGAGGAATTGGCTCAAATGTATTTGCAGTGGCGATGAATAGTACATCAGAGAGATCAAAAGGTAAATCTAAATAATGGTCTCGAAAATTTGAATTTTGTTCTGGATCCAAAACCTCAAGCAAAGCTGATTGAGGATCTCCTTGGTATCCTTGCGACATCTTATCAATTTCATCCAAAAGAATCACAGTGTCTCTTTCCTTTGTGATTTTTAATGCATTGATGAGTTTCCCTGGCATGGCACCAATATAAGTTCTTCTATGCCCTTTGATTTCTGCTTCATCTCTAACACCACCCACAGAAAATCGAAAAAACTTTCTACCAAGTGCTTCTGCAACAGACTTTGCAATAGATGTTTTACCAACGCCAGGAGGTCCCACCAAACAAAGGATCGATCCTTTGCTTTTTGGATTTAGTTTATGAACTGCAAGAAACTCTAAGATCCTTTCCTTCACATCTTCCAATTTGTGATGATCCCGATTGAGAATTTTTTTGGCATGAATCAAGTTTACATCTTTTTCAGAAGGTTTTTCCCAAGGTAAGGAATCCACTAAATCTAAATAATTTCGAATGACATTGTAATCGCTTGAAATCGGATCTGAGTTTTTAAACTTATCAATCTCGCGGTCTACCTCTGTGATGATTTCCTCAGCAACGGGGATGGACTTTAATCTTTCTAAAAGTTTTTCATATTTGAGTTCTGTTTTATCTTCCCCTGCACCTAACTCTTGCTGAATGGCTTTTAGTTGTTCTCTGAGAAAAAATTGGCGTTGTTGGTTATCAATTTTATCGTTAATTTGTTCTTGGATTTTTTTCTGAAGAACTACCAACTCAATTTCTTTTTTTAGAAATAATAAAACCTTCTCTAAACGATCGTTAATTTGGACAGCTTCAATGACAGATTGGTATTCTTCTTTTTCTAAATTCAGAATCGAACAAACAAAATCAGCCATTTTTGCTGGTTCGTTCACATTCATCATAGTCAGTTTCATATCTTCTGTAAACAGAGGATTGTTTTGTGCGAGTTCCTTGGTCAAAATGAGTAAGGTTCTCATCAGAGCTTTGATATTATTTTTGCTAGTTCCTAATTCCTCTTCCGGATAACTTACGTTAGCTATCAATACCGGCTCTTTTGTATGTATAGAATTGATTTTGAATCTTTGGATCGTGTTTACTAAAATATTCATCCCACCATCAGGCAGATTGATTTTTTTCAAAATTCGAGCTACTACCCCGATTTGAAAAATATTATCTTCCGATGGAAGATCCGATTCATCTTCTTTGAGAAGGATAAGACCTAAAAACCCAGCCCCTTTGGATGATTCTTCAATGGATTGGATGAACCTGCCGGGAGGAACAATTAAAGGCGTGATGATTCCTGGGAATACTGGCCTTACCTTAATGGGGAGAAGAAAAATTTGTTTTGGAAGAGAGTCTTCCATTCTCGCCAGTTTTGTTGAGTTTTCCCAAAATTCATTTGTTTCCAATCAAAATCCTACCTTATGACTCTATTTTATCAGGCCCGAGTGCTAACATCTTATCTCGAAACATGGCCGCTTTTTCAAAATCCAAATCCGAAGCATAACGCAACATTTCTCTTTTTAAAGCATCGCGTAACTTGTCTTTGGTTTTGTATTTCTTCAAGGTAAATTCTTTTTCCATTTCCTTGAGTGCTTCTTCTTTGCTATCCTCTTCCGCCATTTCACGTGGAAGGATATCATGAATTTCTTTAATGATACTTTGAGGAGTGATCCCCATTGCCGTGTTGTGTGCTTCTTGGATTAGACGGCGGCGTTCCGTTTCGCTGATTGCTTTTTTCATGGAATCAGTCATTCGGTCTGCATACAAAATGGCCTTCCCATTCACATTCCTTGCAGCCCGCCCAATGGTCTGGATCAGGGATTTATAATTCCGTAAAAAACCCTCTTTGTCAGCATCTAAAATCGCAACAAGGGAAACTTCCGGAATGTCCAAACCTTCTCGGAGTAAGTTGATCCCCACGATACAATCATAAACACCTTTACGTAAATCTCGAATGATCTCCGTTCGTTCAATGGTATCAATCTCCGAATGAAGGTAAGCAATTTTTAATCCAACTTCCTTATAATAGTCAGTTAAATCTTCTGACATTTTTTTGGTCAGAGTGGTAATCAGGATTCGCTCTTTTTTTTCAATACGAAGTCTGATTTCGTTTAGCAAATCTTCAATTTGGTTTGTCGTGGGACGAACTTCTACAACTGGATCCAGTAGACCCGTTGGTCGAATGATTTGTTCAATGACTGCTTCACTTTTATCAATTTCTTTTTGGTCCGGAGTGGCCGAAACATACAAAGTCATTGGTGTGAGAGTCTCAAATTCCTCAAAATTCAAAGGCCGATTGTCCAATGCACTCGGGAGGCGAAACCCAAAATCAACTAACGTTAGTTTTCTGGACCTATCCCCCGCATACATCCCACCTATTTGCGGAAGGGTCACATGGGATTCGTCAATGATCAGTAAAAAATCTAAATTGGGAAAATAATCGAGTAAACAAGCAGGCCTTTCTCCTTCACTTCTTCCCGTTAGGTGACGAGAATAATTTTCAATCCCACTACAATAACCAAGTTCAACCAACATCTCCATATCATAATTGGTTCTAGATTCAATTCGTTCGGCTTCTAAGTGTTTGCCTTGTTTAAGGAACTTATCTTTTTGTTCCGCCATCTCTTCTTTTATTTTTTCAATGGCATCTTTGATTTTGGGACCAGAAGTGATAAAGTGTTTTGCTGGATAAACCACCACTCGGTCTAGTTTCATTTTTACCTTTCCGGTGAGTGGATCAATTTTGGAGAGTCCATCAATTTCATCTCCAAATAGTTCAATCCGAATTCCCTCTTCTTGATAAGAAGGCATAATTTCAATGGTATCCCCACGCACACGGAAATTACCACGACTAAAGTCTATATCGTTTCTTGCATATTGGATATGGAGAAATTTTCGAATGATTTGGTCCCTATCAATTTTATCTCCGATCCTTAACATAACCACAGAGTTCATATAGTCTTCGGGAGAACCTAAACCATAAATACAAGATACAGAACTTACAATGATGACATCATCTCGTTCCAACAAACTAGAAGTGGCACGTAACCGAAGTTTGTCGATCTCTTCGTTCATTGACATATCTTTTTCAATGAAGGTATCAGAAGAAGGAACATAGGCTTCTGGTTGGTAATAGTCGTAATATGAGACAAAATACTCGACAGCATTTTCTGGAAAAAATTCTTTAAACTCACGAAAGAGCTGGGCTGCAAGAGTTTTGTTATGTGACAAAATGAGAGTTGGTTTTTTGACACGGGCGATGACTTCTGCCATGGTAAAGGTCTTTCCTGAACCAGTCACACCAACCAGTGTAATTTTATTTTTACCCTCGCCGAAGGACTTAGCAATATCTTCAATTGCTTTGACCTGGTCTCCGGCTGCCTTAAAAGGAGAAACCATTTTAAAATTTGCCATAGGAACCTATGTTAGTTTACGAGTTGCTTTGAGTATAGCTTGTTTTCGATTGTCGCTGATTTCTAAATCCACCGAATCGAAAAGTTTTTGCATGACCATCATACCACGCATGAGCGTTGCTGTGGAAGAAAACTTACCTCTCTGAATATCATCTTCTAGATTAAAGTCTTTTACCGTATTGATCATTTCTATGGTAAAGGTTTTGTGTTTATCGATCTGAAAGATCACTTCCACTCCACCTCCGTCACCATACTTTGCGGCATTTTCCACAGCTTCCACAGTGGCAATGCATAGATCCATTCGCAACTCTTCGACAATTCCGTTCCGTTTCAGAAAATAATCAAGCCTGGCACGAACATATTGCATCGGGTTATAGGAAAGAGCACCAAGAATTACAAACTGTTCGGTCGTTCCCATCTTGCGAGTGATAGGTGAAGATTCTGCAATAAAATATTCCCTTGGGTCCAAAGGGTTAGTGGTAATGATTTCGTCTTTGATCAATTCTTCGAGAAGAGAGGTGATGCCTTCCAAAGTTGTATTGGGGTTATCTTTGAATTTTCGCTGGGTTTCCATAAACACCCAGGAGTAAAAATCGTTCACATTCCCCGAGAGGCCATTGGAGAACAAAGTCTTCACTTCTTTCTCTAACTCAGTTCTGGAGAGAGGGAACGGCATATATTCCCATTTCAACGGGAACGGAAGAGTTGTAAATTGTTTTATCCTTTAAGGATTAGTCCGTGTTTTTTCTTGGCGCAGTGCTTCATAAAGTACAATGGCAACCGCATTGGAAAGATTGATCGAACGACTCACCTCTGCCATAGGTAAGGAAATAATATGTTCTGGAGGGCAAGACTTGTGGATTTCTTCCGGAAGTCCTGAGGTTTCTCTCCCAAACAAAAAAACATCCGTTTTCTGGAAGTTGACATCCCAGTACACTTTGGTTCCAAATTTAGAAACCAGGAAAATCCGACTGCCTTCCGCTTCTTTCTGGCTTCTAAATGCTTCAAAATCTGCAAAACGACGAAGATCCAAATCTTTCCAATAGTCTAGACCCGCACGCCGTACAGCTTTTTCTGACAGATCAAAAGACGGTTCCCCGACAATAGAGAGAGGAACTCCGACATTGACACAGAGTCTTGCAATATTACCCGTGTTAGGAGGTATTTCTGGGCGATAAAGTGCGATTTCCAATTCGTGAATTACTTTTTGTTCTTTTTTTCCAAAGATTTTTGCAAAGCAAGTCCAAAACTAGAAACTGTCCCCGGATTCTCCTCTTTGGACATATACTCTTGGTATTCCATCCGGTCTTTTGCCTCTGCCGCTTTTGAAATCGACAATGCAATTTGCCTTTTTTCAGGATTGATCTCCAAAACAAACACTTCCAATTTTTGACCAGGATTGAATACGGTATTCA
It encodes:
- the lon gene encoding endopeptidase La, giving the protein MEDSLPKQIFLLPIKVRPVFPGIITPLIVPPGRFIQSIEESSKGAGFLGLILLKEDESDLPSEDNIFQIGVVARILKKINLPDGGMNILVNTIQRFKINSIHTKEPVLIANVSYPEEELGTSKNNIKALMRTLLILTKELAQNNPLFTEDMKLTMMNVNEPAKMADFVCSILNLEKEEYQSVIEAVQINDRLEKVLLFLKKEIELVVLQKKIQEQINDKIDNQQRQFFLREQLKAIQQELGAGEDKTELKYEKLLERLKSIPVAEEIITEVDREIDKFKNSDPISSDYNVIRNYLDLVDSLPWEKPSEKDVNLIHAKKILNRDHHKLEDVKERILEFLAVHKLNPKSKGSILCLVGPPGVGKTSIAKSVAEALGRKFFRFSVGGVRDEAEIKGHRRTYIGAMPGKLINALKITKERDTVILLDEIDKMSQGYQGDPQSALLEVLDPEQNSNFRDHYLDLPFDLSDVLFIATANTFEPIPRVLLDRMEVIQLSGYITEEKVQIFQKYLWKKIFEKNGLNPDSFSMKKETVALLINSYSRESGLRGLEKTFDKLVRKIALKQVLKEKYSKEIREKDLVEYLGPPPFVDDRMTIPKVPGTALGLAWTNAGGSTLLIEAVLIPGKGGLTLTGQMGKMMEESANIALSFVKNYVNNDSLFEKKAIHLHVPDGATPKDGPSAGITMATALLSLVTDQVIAPGFGMTGELTLTGEVLAIGGLREKIVAAKRVGVKKIIFPKDNEKAFQEIPDYVKRGVTFYPVTRFEEVEKLVFPKSKGKKK
- the uvrB gene encoding excinuclease ABC subunit UvrB; translated protein: MANFKMVSPFKAAGDQVKAIEDIAKSFGEGKNKITLVGVTGSGKTFTMAEVIARVKKPTLILSHNKTLAAQLFREFKEFFPENAVEYFVSYYDYYQPEAYVPSSDTFIEKDMSMNEEIDKLRLRATSSLLERDDVIIVSSVSCIYGLGSPEDYMNSVVMLRIGDKIDRDQIIRKFLHIQYARNDIDFSRGNFRVRGDTIEIMPSYQEEGIRIELFGDEIDGLSKIDPLTGKVKMKLDRVVVYPAKHFITSGPKIKDAIEKIKEEMAEQKDKFLKQGKHLEAERIESRTNYDMEMLVELGYCSGIENYSRHLTGRSEGERPACLLDYFPNLDFLLIIDESHVTLPQIGGMYAGDRSRKLTLVDFGFRLPSALDNRPLNFEEFETLTPMTLYVSATPDQKEIDKSEAVIEQIIRPTGLLDPVVEVRPTTNQIEDLLNEIRLRIEKKERILITTLTKKMSEDLTDYYKEVGLKIAYLHSEIDTIERTEIIRDLRKGVYDCIVGINLLREGLDIPEVSLVAILDADKEGFLRNYKSLIQTIGRAARNVNGKAILYADRMTDSMKKAISETERRRLIQEAHNTAMGITPQSIIKEIHDILPREMAEEDSKEEALKEMEKEFTLKKYKTKDKLRDALKREMLRYASDLDFEKAAMFRDKMLALGPDKIES
- a CDS encoding ATP-binding protein; its protein translation is MNDFYSWVFMETQRKFKDNPNTTLEGITSLLEELIKDEIITTNPLDPREYFIAESSPITRKMGTTEQFVILGALSYNPMQYVRARLDYFLKRNGIVEELRMDLCIATVEAVENAAKYGDGGGVEVIFQIDKHKTFTIEMINTVKDFNLEDDIQRGKFSSTATLMRGMMVMQKLFDSVDLEISDNRKQAILKATRKLT
- a CDS encoding tRNA (cytidine(34)-2'-O)-methyltransferase; the protein is MEIALYRPEIPPNTGNIARLCVNVGVPLSIVGEPSFDLSEKAVRRAGLDYWKDLDLRRFADFEAFRSQKEAEGSRIFLVSKFGTKVYWDVNFQKTDVFLFGRETSGLPEEIHKSCPPEHIISLPMAEVSRSINLSNAVAIVLYEALRQEKTRTNP